From one Humulus lupulus chromosome 8, drHumLupu1.1, whole genome shotgun sequence genomic stretch:
- the LOC133798443 gene encoding uncharacterized protein LOC133798443 isoform X2, which produces MESDDHELRIPNPELHDKPSPKVREEGELSSDDEDVPSLPQEDHVCSAQQCTSIDAPAGLGPVPPENKCSDDFHEDNAVFSNNPAVTADIHSRASIKPMTKKNFDKSRVPSNTRSPGPGWCTSVGATDNLVIRFSDNDSGSDSDECVKEKAAENKSSIARVVRNQKPPAPLHSKLNKQVATGTVSKVIPKRLPLSRTFISSVAKIPGPNFSGAGQLPVEHGNRIRKVNSLKKNVSSQERGYDQGVGLSNSKLQDLRQQIALRESELKLKSAQRSKEAGSLRDDNAMSLPSDAARKIGATSAKSAQRESKEPEKKRTKVTGSYSNQLNSMGLREVSVGRSILPLKQQPMQNNMAETIKLDHGQKENTAGRTEPSITKWHQKNWKQGADLPENISAVPKDGFTVVRNCIESGGNSKHVESSSMLTPNASPAANKISNVVPMNLNNVELNPSKIVPRQQPNTFFNNVELNPSKIVPRQQPNTFFNKAMVGKNLLLDNHPHISSNDKIPEPAVNDKSQASLNNENFWNCSSNANVSERNGINVQSLVEMEDSLDKDLEEAQELRHRCEIEERNALKAYRKAQRNLIEANARCSDLYRKRELYSTHLRSFIMDNSDLLCSSRQNEKDGIGSDYSNNVSENMLLLPPSNHLVKYNGFNPLGVGSNFHYINILPVQTSDRHANGQNLGSEPGSELDASTSEPLCCRDKAAADGVRSSSNDPNIDEDDESFSFERETVKPGFGCLTNDNSFVDMEKDVIMEPGRKGSIDSSRESFLLEETLRSELFARLGAKNLSKTGGSCNNIPLTTEQGTENDVSSEKTQTSLQNFPSSEVEEGPGRLERSNSDAPDIQLEHCNEDNCLISHSLTNSEDNRVYDKEDSSCISISSSNIFKSAFANLKTITPQTLMEWLARNQQNYTSGINKKEDACAKSDQMQGSNTQADSTDEAIVEFFGREIGSYNCDIAVDPFRPLCMYELRGKCNNDECPWQHVRDNSSAIISHDQNNDSDSDAKVPKYYDVMISPTYLVGLDTLKADLHSYESVLAWRNSHCWQKCFSISLTLSSLLSNGLPAHGPLAQGSDGRIEVCGSWSRQSSYILSRTGRVNELKQSLADNEQALETAILIFNQEVDRFEAMKEALHIISRALEANPRSISLWIFYLLLYYGSMKSTGKDDLFSYAVKYNQGSYELWLMYINSRTHIDDRLMTYNSALSALCHCNTASDWDGLHASACILDLFLQMVDCLCMSGNVEKAIQKIFDLLTVGNNSDEPPVLLSDILSCLTVSDKCIFWISCVYLVIYRKLPDAVVQQFECEKQPSEIEWPSILLLHDEKQRAVKLIEKGMFSIDSLMETELLKNDINLRSAHFFAVNHIRCMVALDNLECCRNLLDRYLGLYPSCLELVLIRAREKDFGGLSFSGFEETLGSWPKEVPGIQCIWNQYAQCAVKNGGYEFGKALMDRWFHSVWEVHDKQNGMNSENIELASVSISETLPTLSPIDVMFGFLNLSLYKLMQNDRLGACIAVEKALKASIPKYFKYCIGEHAMFLLTDELQLKENVSVSGVLNILERYIGNSLPFSVPEPLPRKFINSIKKPRVRQLISNIFCPVSSDFSLVNLVLEVWYGPSFLLELLCKPKLLVDFVEGILDISPSNYELAMSVCRHLSSRNNSTDLTLTSMLFWASSNLVSAIFLAVPIPPELVWVEAASILGNVMGVDIISKRFYRRALLVYPFSVKLWKSYQTLYTDTEMKKSIAEEAKAKGLHLG; this is translated from the exons ATGGAGTCTGAcgaccacgagctgagaatcccCAACCCCGAGCTTCACGATAAACCCTCCCCCAAGGTCAGAGAAGAAGGCGAACTATCTTCGGACGACGAGGAC GTACCGTCTCTACCTCAGGAAGATCACGTTTGCTCTGCCCAACAGTGCACTAGTATTGATGCTCCTGCAGGATTGGGTCCTGTTCCTCCAGAAAACAAATGCAGTGACGACTTTCACGAAG ATAACGCTGTTTTCAGCAATAATCCTGCAGTGACTGCTGATATTCATTCCCGAGCATCTATTAAACCAATGACTAAGAAGAATTTTGATAAGAGCCGGGTACCATCAAATACTAGGAGTCCGGGCCCTGGATGGTGCACCTCTGTGGGAGCCACTGATAATCTTGTAATACGCTTCTCGGACAATGACAGTGGCAGTGATTCTGATGAATGTGTAAAAGAAAAAGCTGCTGAAAATAAAAGTAGTATAGCTAGAGTGGTCAGAAATCAAAAACCTCCTGCCCCTTTACATTCAAAGTTAAACAAACAGGTTGCCACTGGCACTGTAAGCAAAGTTATACCCAAAAGATTGCCTTTAAGTCGAACATTTATTTCATCAGTGGCCAAAATTCCTGGACCCAATTTTAGTGGTGCTGGGCAATTGCCAGTTGAGCATGGTAATCGAATTAGAAAAGTTAATTCTTTAAAGAAAAATGTATCAAGCCAGGAACGTGGGTATGATCAAGGTGTAGGCCTGAGCAATAGTAAGCTTCAAGACTTGCGTCAGCAGATTGCACTTCGTGAAAGTGAATTGAAGCTTAAGTCTGCACAACGAAGTAAGGAAGCAGGTTCACTCAGGGATGATAATGCAATGAGTTTACCTAGTGATGCAGCTAGGAAAATTGGTGCCACTTCTGCCAAAAGTGCACAAAGAGAATCAAAAGAACCAGAGAAAAAACGTACAAAAGTCACTGGATCTTACTCAAATCAGCTAAATTCAATGGGCCTGCGAGAAGTGTCTGTTGGAAGATCTATATTGCCGTTAAAACAACAGCCAATGCAGAATAATATGGCAGAAACCATTAAGTTAGATCATGGACAGAAAGAAAATACTGCGGGTAGAACAGAACCAAGTATCACTAAATGGCACCAGAAAAATTGGAAACAAGGAGCTGATTTACCGGAAAATATATCTGCTGTGCCTAAAGATG GTTTTACTGTCGTCAGAAATTGCATTGAGTCTGGTGGAAATAGTAAACATGTGGAATCATCTTCTATGTTAACCCCGAATGCATCACCAGCAGCAAATAAGATTTCTAATGTTGTCCCAATGAACTTA AACAATGTGGAATTGAATCCAAGCAAAATTGTTCCTCGTCAACAACCAAATACTTTCTTTAACAATGTGGAATTGAATCCAAGCAAAATTGTTCCTCGTCAACAACCAAATACTTTCTTTAACAAAGCAATGGTGGGAAAAAATCTTTTGCTTGACAACCATCCTCACATCTCATCCAATGACAAGATACCTGAGCCGGCAGTCAATGATAAGAGTCAG GCATCTTTAAATAATGAAAACTTTTGGAATTGTTCAAGTAATGCAAATGTGTCAGAACGTAATGGCATAAATGTACAATCATTGGTTGAAATGGAGGATTCATTAGACAAAGATCTCGAGGAAGCACAAGAGCTTAGACATAGATGTGAAATTGAAGAAAGAAATGCTCTCAAAGCTTATCGTAAGGCTCAAAGGAATCTGATTGAGGCTAATGCTAGATGTTCTGATCTATATCGCAAAAGAGAATTGTACTCTACCCACTTGCGATCATTTATCATGGACAATTCAGATTTATTATGCTCCTCAAGACAGAATGAGAAAGATGGAATTGGGTCAGATTACTCTAATAACGTGTCTGAGAATATGCTTCTTTTACCACCAAGCAATCATTTAGTCAAATACAATGGTTTTAATCCACTAGGAGTTGGCTCCAATTTCCATTATATCAACATTCTTCCGGTTCAAACGTCAGATAGGCATGCGAATGGACAAAATTTGGGGTCAGAACCGGGCAGTGAACTAGATGCTAGTACATCTGAGCCATTGTGCTGTAGGGACAAAGCAGCTGCTGATGGGGTCCGATCTTCCTCTAATGATCCAAATATTGATGAAGACGATGAGTCATTTTCATTTGAACGTGAAACAGTTAAACCCGGCTTTGGGTGTCTTACAAATGACAACAGTTTCGTTGATATGGAGAAAGATGTAATTATGGAACCTGGTAGAAAAGGGTCCATTGATAGCTCCAGGGAATCTTTTCTACTTGAAGAAACATTGAGATCTGAACTTTTTGCAAGGCTAGGGGCAAAAAATTTGTCAAAGACTGGTGGTTCATGTAATAATATCCCCCTTACTACGGAACAGGGAACTGAGAATGATGTTAGCAGTGAAAAAACCCAAACAAGTTTACAGAATTTTCCATCCTCTGAGGTAGAAGAAG gcCCTGGTAGATTGGAGAGAAGTAATTCTGATGCACCTGATATTCAACTTGAACACTGCAATGAAGATAATTGTTTGATCTCTCACTCTCTTACTAATTCAGAGGATAACAGAGTTTATGACAAAGAAGATTCTTCTTGTATATCGATTTCAAGTTCTAACATCTTCAAAAGTGCTTTTGCCAATTTGAAAACTATAACACCACAGACTTTAATGGAGTGGCTGGCTAGAAATCAACAGAATTACACTAGTGGTATTAACAAGAAGGAGGATGCTTGTGCCAAGTCTGACCAAATGCAAGGGAGCAATACTCAAGCAGACTCAACAGATGAGGCCATTGTCGAATTCTTTGGAAGAGAAATTGGCTCatataattgtgatattgcaGTTGACCCCTTTAGACCCCTTTGCATGTATGAACTCCGAGGAAAGTGCAACAATGATGAATGTCCTTGGCAGCATGTTAGGGACAACTCTAGTGCAATTATATCTCATGATCAGAATAATGATTCTGATTCCGATG CAAAAGTTCCCAAGTACTATGATGTTATGATATCCCCAACATACCTAGTTGGCTTAGATACTCTGAAAGCTGATCTGCATTCATACGAATCTGTTTTAGCGTGGAGAAATAGTCACTGCTGGCAGAAATGTTTCAGTATATCCTTAACATTATCAAGTTTGTTGTCAAATGGTTTGCCTGCACATGGGCCACTCGCACAAGGTAGTGATGGTCGCATAGAAGTCTGTGGAAGCTGGAGTAGGCAATCATCATATATTCTGAGTAGAACTGGCAGAGTG AATGAACTCAAACAATCTTTGGCTGATAATGAGCAAGCCCTGGAAACGGCTATTTTAATTTTCAATCAGGAGGTAGACAGATTTGAGGCTATGAAAGAG GCTCTGCACATTATATCTCGAGCTCTGGAGGCTAATCCAAGATCCATATCTCTCTGGATATTCTATCTTCTTCTTTACTATGGTAGTATGAAGTCTACTGGGAAGGATGACCTGTTCTCTTATGCG GTCAAATACAATCAGGGATCTTATGAGCTCTGGCTTATGTATATCAACAGCCGCACACATATTGATGATCGGTTAATGACATATAATTCAGCACTATCTGCCCTTTGCCACTGTAATACTGCTTCTGACTGGGATGGTTTGCATGCTAGTGCTTGCATCTTAGATCTGTTTTTGCAAATGGTGGATTGCTTGTGCATGTCTGGGAATGTTGAAAAGGCTATCCAGAAGATCTTTGACCTCCTCACTGTTGGCAATAATTCTGATGAACCTCCAGTCTTGCTCTCTGATATACTTTCATGCCTGACAGTTTCTGATAAATGCATATTCTGGATCTCTTGTGTTTACTTAGTAATTTATAGGAAATTACCAGATGCCGTGGTCCAGCAATTTGAATGTGAGAAACAGCCATCAGAAATTGAGTGGCCTTCCATTCTTTTACTTCATGATGAGAAGCAGAGGGCTGTTAAGTTGATAGAAAAAGGAATGTTTTCTATTGATTCATTGATGGAAACTGAATTACTTAAAAATGATATTAATCTGAGATCAGCACATTTTTTTGCTGTCAATCATATTAGGTGCATGGTTGCTCTAGACAATTTGGAATGTTGTAGAAATTTGTTGGATAGATATCTTGGACTATATCCATCATGCTTAGAACTTGTTTTAATACGAGCACGTGAAAAGGATTTTGGGGGTCTGAGTTTTTCGGGCTTTGAGGAAACACTTGGTAGCTGGCCAAAAGAAGTCCCAGGAATTCAGTGTATTTGGAATCAGTATGCCCAATGTGCTGTCAAGAATGGAGGATATGAATTTGGGAAGGCACTCATGGACCGGTGGTTTCATTCTGTTTGGGAAGTCCATGATAAGCAGAATGGTATGAATAGTGAGAATATAGAATTAGCTTCAGTTTCAATTTCGGAAACTCTTCCTACTCTAAGTCCAATTGATGTGATGTTTGGATTTCTTAATCTTTCTCTTTATAAGCTAATGCAAAATGATCGTCTTGGAGCTTGCATAGCTGTTGAAAAGGCATTAAAAGCTTCTATTCCTAAATATTTCAAGTACTGCATTGGAGAGCATGCCATGTTTTTGCTCACTGATGAATTGCAATTGAAAGAGAATGTTTCTGTCAGTGGTGTGTTGAACATTTTGGAGCGGTACATAGGTAACTCACTGCCTTTCTCTGTCCCTGAGCCTTTGCCTAGAAAATTTATCAACAGCATCAAGAAACCTAGAGTGCGACAGCTTATTAGCAACATATTCTGTCCAGTTTCATCTGATTTCTCTCTTGTAAACTTGGTTCTTGAAGTGTGGTATGGACCATCTTTTCTACTCGAATTATTGTGTAAGCCAAAGCTTTTGGTGGATTTTGTTGAAGGCATTCTGGACATATCTCCATCCAACTATGAATTAGCCATGTCTGTCTGTAGACATTTGAGCAGTCGCAACAACTCTACTGATCTTACTCTGACCAGTATGTTGTTCTGGGCAAGCTCAAACTTAGTTAGTGCAATTTTCCTGGCTGTCCCAATTCCTCCAGAGCTTGTATGGGTAGAAGCTGCTAGCATCTTGGGTAATGTAATGGGTGTCGACATCATATCTAAGAGATTTTACAGAAGAGCATTGTTGGTATATCCATTTTCTGTGAAGTTGTGGAAGTCCTATCAGACCCTTTACACAGATACAGAGATGAAAAAAAGTATTGCAGAAGAAGCAAAAGCAAAGGGTTTACACCTTGGCTAA